Proteins co-encoded in one Juglans regia cultivar Chandler chromosome 16, Walnut 2.0, whole genome shotgun sequence genomic window:
- the LOC108979924 gene encoding aminotransferase ALD1, chloroplastic-like, which translates to MVQASLKAKRDGVGYRTKVPRNVNMENLQNGYLFSEISRCKLQHIEKFPNAKLISLGVGDTTEPLPDIIASSMAEYALALSTPEGYRGYGPEQGYEALRKAIAESFYKDISVKDTEIFVTDGSQCDITRLQLVLGANVTIAVQDPSYPVYQDSSIIIGQAGNYKDEALKCRNIEYMRCSPQNNFFPDLDTTSRADIIFFCSPNNPTGHAATRKQLEKLVEFARNNGSIIIFDSAYASYILDDSPRSIFEIPGAREVAIEVSSFSKLAGFTGVRLGWTVVPEELLFSNGFPVRNDFDRIVCTCFSGASNIAQAGGLACLSSEGLKATESMVQYYMENARILVDTFTSLGLEVYGGANAPYVWVRFPGSKSWDVFSEILEKTHIITAPGSGFGAGGEEFLRISAYGNRKCILEASRRLGSFFS; encoded by the exons ATGGTCCAGGCCAG CCTGAAGGCCAAAAGGGATGGAGTTG GTTACCGGACAAAGGTACCCCGAAACGTGAACATGGAAAATTTGCAGAATGGATATTTGTTCTCTGAG ATATCCAGGTGCAAGCTTCAACACATTGAGAAGTTCCCAAATGCAAAATTGATCAGCCTTGGAGTTGGTGATACCACAGAGCCTCTACCAGACATCATAGCATCAAGCATGGCAGAA TATGCACTAGCCCTTTCAACGCCTGAAGGTTATAGAGGGTATGGACCTGAGCAAGGCTACGAG GCATTGAGGAAGGCTATTGCTGAATCATTCTACAAAGATATATCCGTAAAAGATACAGAAATTTTTGTGACGGATGGCTCACAGTGCGATATTACTCGTCTGCAG CTGGTTCTTGGTGCAAATGTGACAATAGCTGTACAGGACCCCTCTTATCCG GTTTATCAAGATTCAAGTATCATAATTGGTCAGGCTGGAAATTACAAAGATGAAGCTTTGAAGTGTAGGAACATTGAATACATGAGATGTTCTCCtcaaaataatttctttccTGACTTGGATACAACGTCAAGAGCAGACATTATCTTCTTTTGCTCTCCGAACAATCCAACTGGTCATGCGGCAACACGAAAGCAGTTAGAGAAACTTGTGGAATTTGCAAGGAATAATGGTTCGATTATCATTTTTGATTCCGCCTATGCATCTTATATTTTGGATGATAGTCCTCGGTCAATCTTTGAAATTCCTGGTGCCAGAGAG GTTGCAATTGAAGTTTCGTCTTTCTCCAAGTTGGCTGGGTTCACGGGTGTCCGTCTTGGTTGGACAGTGGTCCCTGAAGAACTCTTATTCTCAAATGGATTTCCTGTCAGAAATGACTTTGATCGCATTGTGTGCACTTGCTTTAGTGGAGCCTCCAATATAGCTCAGGCTGGTGGACTGGCCTGTCTATCCTCGGAGGGTCTGAAG GCTACAGAGTCCATGGTTCAGTACTACATGGAGAATGCAAGGATTCTGGTTGACACTTTCACTTCTCTGGGTTTAGAGGTATATGGAGGTGCAAATGCCCCTTATGTGTGGGTTCGTTTTCCTGGCTCAAAATCTTGGGATGTATTTTCTGAGATTCTTGAGAAGACTCACATAATCACAGCTCCAGGTTCCGGATTCGGAGCAGGAGGTGAAGAGTTCCTAAGAATCAGTGCTTATGGCAACAGAAAGTGTATCCTTGAGGCCTCACGGAGGCTGGGGAGCTTTTTCTCCTGA
- the LOC109018347 gene encoding heavy metal-associated isoprenylated plant protein 35-like has protein sequence MNMMTTKKMRGFMCQSPAATAVLCMTDDSRSVIVPRKSDQRILSTFDNKRYLLNNGDYSRFVESPNYNKRSDISVPRLKREYQDTDQLDRQKPAHDLQIKPSSVLPSSDNVFQVVVMRVSIHCQGCAGKLKRHLSKMEGVTSFSIELETKRVTVMGHVSPAGVLESISKVKKAEYFWPTLAS, from the exons ATGAACATGATGACAACCAAGAAGATGAGAGGCTTCATGTGCCAGTCTCCGGCAGCAACTGCGGTACTGTGCATGACCGACGATTCTCGCTCGGTGATTGTGCCCAGAAAGTCTGATCAGAGAATTCTTAGTACTTTTGATAACAAACGGTACTTACTCAACAATGGCGACTACTCTAGGTTCGTTGAGTCCCCTAATTATAATAAGAGATCGGATATTTCAGTGCCTCGCCTCAAAAGAGAATATCAAGATACGGACCAGCTTGATCGGCAAAAGCCAGCTCATGATCTCCAGATCAAACCATCTTCAGTACTTCCTTCCTCAGATAATGTCTTCCAG GTTGTTGTGATGCGGGTATCAATTCATTGTCAAGGCTGTGCTGGCAAACTCAAGAGGCATCTGTCCAAAATGGAAg gaGTTACATCATTCAGTATAGAGCTAGAGACAAAGAGGGTGACGGTGATGGGACACGTTTCACCGGCCGGAGTTCTGGAGAGCATTTCAAAGGTGAAGAAGGCGGAGTACTTTTGGCccaccctagctagctag